In a genomic window of Narcine bancroftii isolate sNarBan1 chromosome 7, sNarBan1.hap1, whole genome shotgun sequence:
- the LOC138738411 gene encoding capZ-interacting protein-like has translation MIILETLPIQTMEEKPTSVAALASLFKHKINDTSEKDEKVPKGPIRRKPPCSLPLGGINNNMKIATDNNGDEKPPVNEASRHPKLKLKISSPHIEKLQASLLLSPTALMPGVGPRSPLKSSFSPFASPASTPESLGTCSLSSESNGSLITVDQPRESEPLQSLHKNRARPSLKRRPPSRRFRRSASDDVGSTGSAETEPLDNSAKQVEPKQSGAEEEGHDEVFIDPVQNNNGVVHSSPCSSAGEGAHSSPHTSAGKDIHSSSHSSVGEEAHSSPLISAGEKAHSLPCISAGEEAHSSPCISAGEEAHSSPCNSAEEEAHSSPCISAGEEANSSLRSMARAPLSSQNEESEVCTILNQCEKVKDSGDSSNIMLGSTDKETSGIVCDAVGSEAVVSEMPNQESKTEEMKTIDN, from the exons ATGATAATACTG gaGACCTTACCAATCCAAACCATGGAAGAAAAGCCCACATCAGTTGCTGCGTTAGCTTCATTATTCAAGCACAAAATTAATGACACCTCGGAAAAGGATGAG AAAGTTCCAAAGGGACCAATCCGTAGAAAGCctccatgctctcttccattgggTGGCATTAACAATAATATGAAAATTGCAACAGATAATAATGGAGATGAG AAGCCACCAGTTAATGAAGCTTCACGTCATCCAAAGTTGAAACTGAAAATTTCCTCTCCACACATTGAAAAGCTCCAG GCCTCCCTGCTCCTCTCCCCGACTGCTCTCATGCCTGGAGTTGGCCCAAGGAGCCCATTAAAATCTTCCTTCTCACCATTTGCTAGTCCAGCCTCCACTCCGGAAAGCCTAGGAACATGCTCACTATCCAGCGAATCCAATGGCTCTCTGATTACCGTTGACCAACCAAGAGAATCAGAACCTTTACAGAGTTTGCACAAG AATCGAGCTCGTCCATCACTGAAGCGGCGACCACCCAGCAGGCGATTTAGAAGATCTGCCTCTGATGATGTGGGGAGCACAGGCTCTGCAGAAACGGAGCCTCTTGACAACTCTGCCAAACAAGTGGAGCCCAAACAGAGTGGAGCAGAAGAGGAAGGGCATGATGAAGTTTTTATTGATCCAGTTCAAAACAATAATGGGGTGGTCCACTCTTCACCATGCTCCTCAGCCGGAGAGGGGGCCCACTCTTCGCCTCACACCTCGGCCGGGAAAGATATCCACTCTTCATCTCACTCCTCAGTTGGGGAGGAGGCCcactcttcacctctgatctcaGCTGGGGAGAAGGCCCACTCTTTGCCTTGCATCTCAGCTGGGGAAGAGGCCCACTCTTCGCCTTGCATCTCAGCTGGCGAGGAGGCCCACTCTTCGCCTTGCAACTCAGCTGAGGAGGAGGCCCACTCTTCGCCTTGCATCTCAGCTGGGGAGGAGGCCAACTCTTCACTTCGCTCCATGGCCCGTGCCCCCTTGTCTTCTCAAAATGAAGAGTCTGAAGTGTGTACTATTCTGAACCAATGTGAGAAAGTCAAAGACAGTGGTGATTCTTCAAATATAATGCTGGGATCTACAGACAAAGAAACCTCTGGTATTGTTTGTGACGCAGTGGGAAGTGAAGCCGTTGTTTCTGAGATGCCCAATCAAGAATCAAAAACTGAGGAAATGAAGACAATAGACAACTAG